The following are from one region of the Candidatus Obscuribacterales bacterium genome:
- a CDS encoding galactose mutarotase: MITRDKQIVKGLTVDVLSLINDSGMSAKIFSYGATLAELHVPDRFGNSANVVLGFDNPEPYFAEHPYFGCIIGPVANRIAGAQFEHDGVRYRLDANDGKNTLHGGGAGLNRKNWRIISMKDDSEPAVTLSGESPHLEGGFPGTLVVEVTYALTSDNQLRIEYRATTDVATPVNLTHHSYFNLNGAGCGDILDHELTVNADEYTVIGRDAIPTGEIRSVDATPFDFVQPELIGARIGQTDNGYDHNYVLNKTDSVSMAARVYHKDSGRLMEMWTTEPGLQFYSGNYLDGSIEGNGGAYGKHAGFCLEAQHFPDAVNQPGFPSIILQPQKSYRQLTVYRFTCVR; encoded by the coding sequence TTGATAACTCGCGATAAACAAATCGTAAAGGGTTTAACTGTAGACGTGCTGTCACTAATAAATGACAGCGGCATGTCTGCAAAGATTTTTTCTTACGGCGCAACATTAGCTGAGTTGCATGTTCCCGATCGCTTTGGAAATAGTGCCAATGTGGTTCTTGGATTTGATAATCCGGAGCCATATTTTGCAGAACACCCATACTTTGGTTGCATCATTGGACCTGTCGCCAATCGTATTGCCGGAGCGCAGTTTGAACATGATGGTGTCCGTTACCGCCTTGACGCCAATGACGGCAAAAATACTCTCCATGGCGGTGGAGCAGGGCTGAATCGAAAAAATTGGCGGATTATTTCAATGAAGGATGACTCCGAGCCGGCAGTAACTCTAAGCGGAGAGAGTCCACATCTGGAAGGCGGCTTTCCTGGTACGTTGGTGGTGGAAGTTACCTATGCTTTGACGTCCGACAATCAATTGCGAATCGAATACCGAGCGACAACGGATGTAGCGACGCCTGTAAATTTGACTCATCACAGTTATTTCAATCTTAATGGTGCAGGATGCGGTGACATCTTAGATCATGAGCTGACGGTCAATGCTGATGAATACACGGTTATCGGACGCGACGCTATTCCTACTGGTGAAATTAGGTCAGTCGATGCCACTCCTTTTGATTTTGTCCAGCCGGAACTCATAGGCGCGCGAATTGGACAGACCGACAATGGCTATGACCATAATTATGTGCTCAATAAGACCGATTCTGTCTCCATGGCTGCCCGTGTCTATCACAAAGACTCAGGTAGGCTGATGGAGATGTGGACGACTGAGCCGGGCTTGCAGTTTTACTCAGGCAATTATCTGGACGGTTCAATAGAAGGCAATGGCGGTGCCTACGGTAAGCACGCGGGGTTTTGCCTTGAGGCGCAGCACTTTCCCGACGCAGTCAATCAGCCAGGTTTTCCATCGATTATTCTGCAGCCGCAAAAATCTTATCGGCAATTGACTGTCTATCGATTCACTTGCGTTAGATAA
- the panB gene encoding 3-methyl-2-oxobutanoate hydroxymethyltransferase translates to MKKAVSTHTLQKYKQSGRKIVALTAYDYSTAKMLDQAGVDLILVGDSLAMVALGHKTTHAVTVEEMLHHTKAVTRGVENAFVVADLPFMSYQVDLTQAITNAGRFIKEAEAQAVKLEGATELNIEIITRLVGMGIPVMGHLGFTPQSIHGLGGTRVQGKKAEEAVKLMKDAVALQDAGVFSLVLEMVPAFVAKLITEKLTIPTVGIGAGNACDGQILVTDDLLGKYTDFHPRFVRRYAEFSKDSQQAVANYANDVMNQTFPSDEESFSLAKSEEDELLELLNASTLPTWPSI, encoded by the coding sequence ATGAAAAAGGCAGTCTCGACCCATACGCTTCAAAAATATAAGCAGTCTGGTCGCAAAATTGTGGCTCTGACCGCCTACGACTATTCAACAGCCAAAATGCTCGATCAGGCAGGCGTAGACTTGATTCTGGTCGGCGACAGCCTGGCAATGGTGGCTCTGGGACATAAGACAACGCATGCCGTAACTGTCGAAGAAATGCTTCATCACACCAAAGCTGTAACTAGGGGTGTCGAAAACGCATTTGTCGTGGCTGACCTCCCTTTTATGAGCTACCAAGTGGACTTAACCCAGGCAATTACGAATGCCGGACGATTTATTAAAGAAGCTGAAGCTCAAGCCGTTAAGTTGGAAGGGGCTACTGAGTTAAACATAGAAATTATCACCCGCCTAGTTGGTATGGGTATTCCTGTGATGGGACATCTAGGGTTTACGCCACAATCAATTCATGGATTGGGCGGAACACGAGTGCAAGGCAAGAAGGCCGAAGAAGCAGTAAAGCTAATGAAAGATGCTGTGGCATTGCAAGATGCGGGTGTATTTAGTCTTGTGCTGGAAATGGTGCCTGCATTTGTGGCAAAGCTTATTACAGAAAAGCTGACTATACCAACTGTGGGAATTGGTGCCGGTAATGCTTGCGATGGGCAAATTCTTGTCACTGACGATTTACTTGGAAAATACACCGATTTCCATCCACGTTTTGTCAGACGCTATGCGGAATTCTCCAAAGACAGCCAGCAAGCAGTTGCCAACTACGCAAATGATGTAATGAATCAAACTTTTCCAAGTGATGAAGAGTCGTTTTCTCTAGCTAAATCCGAAGAAGACGAATTGCTTGAATTGCTCAACGCATCAACACTACCAACGTGGCCGAGCATTTAA
- the panC gene encoding pantoate--beta-alanine ligase, translating to MQLVETVNDLKKWRHGKSGRVGFVPTMGALHEGHMSLVRRARQECESVIVSIFVNPLQFGPLEDLNKYPRPLEKDLELCRSENVDLVFHPSVEQMYTPGGGETTKVVPPTALTSKLCGTFRPGHFTGIATVVLKLFNMVEPTVAYFGEKDYQQLMVIRKMVADLNVPVKIVGVPTHRAEDGLALSSRNVYLTEEQRFLAPELYNILCKVRDETLSKGVSLKYSLARYREIIRQLPGTELQYLEACDADTLAELEEARLPMVILVAAKLGKVRLIDNLIVRD from the coding sequence ATGCAATTAGTTGAAACAGTCAACGACCTAAAGAAATGGAGACACGGCAAATCCGGGCGCGTGGGCTTCGTGCCGACAATGGGTGCCTTGCACGAGGGACATATGTCACTGGTGCGCCGCGCCAGACAAGAATGCGAATCCGTAATTGTTTCCATCTTCGTCAATCCATTACAGTTTGGACCCTTGGAAGACTTGAACAAGTATCCGCGCCCACTGGAAAAGGATCTTGAACTTTGTCGCAGCGAAAACGTTGACCTTGTGTTTCACCCGTCAGTTGAACAAATGTACACGCCTGGAGGTGGCGAAACAACCAAAGTCGTGCCACCGACAGCACTTACATCAAAGCTGTGCGGTACATTTCGTCCTGGACACTTCACTGGTATCGCCACAGTTGTTTTGAAATTGTTCAACATGGTTGAGCCAACCGTAGCCTATTTCGGCGAAAAAGACTATCAGCAGCTGATGGTCATTCGTAAAATGGTAGCTGATTTGAACGTCCCTGTAAAAATTGTCGGCGTACCAACCCATCGAGCCGAAGATGGGTTAGCACTGAGCTCCCGCAACGTCTATTTAACAGAAGAACAAAGATTTCTAGCACCCGAGTTGTACAACATCCTCTGTAAAGTACGCGATGAGACATTAAGCAAGGGCGTGTCACTCAAATACTCACTGGCTCGCTACCGCGAAATTATACGGCAGCTTCCAGGGACGGAATTACAATATCTGGAAGCATGCGATGCTGATACGCTTGCTGAACTCGAAGAAGCACGCCTACCAATGGTCATACTTGTCGCAGCAAAACTTGGCAAAGTACGACTTATCGATAATCTGATCGTGCGGGACTAG
- the typA gene encoding translational GTPase TypA encodes MESEKLKTNSQSTVSHIRNVAIIAHVDHGKTTLVDGFLRQTGVFRENQEVVDCVMDSNDLERERGITILAKNTAVKYKDFDINIVDTPGHADFGGEVERILGMVDSALLVVDAGEGPMPQTRFVLRKALERGLRPIVVINKIDRPNIDPHIAVNKVFDLFIELGADDKQLDFPYVFASGVKGFAKKHVEDEGVDLRPLLDLMVEHCPPPTGNPDEPLQMQVTILDYSDYLGRIAVGRVYNGTVSDGEQVVLMKEDGTQVKGKVSKLFGFHGLKRLEIQKASAGQIVALSGFAGCNVGDTIASAAEPSALVRIKVDEPTMKMAFMVNDSPFAGQEGKFVTSRQVKERLYRELETNVSLRVEDTEDTDTFMVSGRGELHLGILIETMRREGYEFQVSRPEVIVRKIEDVDHEPFERLMIDVPEDFLGPTMEALGTRKAELQNMHVDRNQALLEFVVPTRGLIGFRSLFLRLTKGNGVMNHAFLEYRPWVGDIARQRNGVLVAWETGDTTAYALGGAEDRGVFFITPGIRVYGGMIVGESTRPQDLDINVCKAKKLTNMRSANSDVLVTLQAPMEMGLEKCLEYIESDELVEITPKSIRMRKRELPRR; translated from the coding sequence ATGGAAAGCGAAAAACTAAAAACCAACTCCCAAAGCACTGTCAGCCACATTCGTAACGTGGCAATCATTGCCCACGTCGACCACGGCAAGACAACCCTTGTGGACGGCTTCTTGCGCCAAACAGGCGTCTTTCGCGAGAATCAAGAAGTAGTCGACTGCGTCATGGACTCCAATGACCTGGAGCGCGAGCGCGGCATCACTATTTTGGCTAAAAACACAGCCGTTAAATACAAAGATTTCGATATCAATATCGTGGACACGCCTGGACACGCCGACTTCGGTGGCGAAGTTGAGCGTATTCTCGGTATGGTGGACTCGGCATTGCTCGTAGTCGATGCAGGCGAAGGTCCGATGCCGCAGACACGTTTCGTATTGCGCAAAGCACTTGAGCGCGGACTGCGTCCTATCGTTGTAATTAACAAAATAGATCGTCCAAACATTGATCCGCATATTGCCGTCAACAAAGTATTCGATCTTTTCATCGAGCTAGGTGCAGATGATAAACAACTCGACTTCCCTTATGTATTCGCCTCCGGTGTCAAAGGCTTTGCCAAAAAGCATGTAGAAGATGAAGGTGTTGATCTTCGTCCATTATTGGATTTGATGGTTGAGCATTGCCCACCGCCAACAGGCAATCCGGATGAGCCATTGCAAATGCAAGTAACAATTTTGGACTATAGTGATTACTTGGGTCGTATTGCTGTCGGTCGTGTCTACAACGGCACCGTATCGGATGGTGAGCAAGTCGTCCTTATGAAGGAAGACGGCACACAAGTAAAAGGTAAAGTCAGCAAACTCTTCGGCTTCCACGGACTGAAGCGCCTGGAAATTCAAAAAGCCTCAGCTGGACAAATTGTCGCCTTATCCGGTTTTGCCGGCTGCAACGTAGGCGACACAATTGCTTCGGCTGCCGAGCCCTCAGCCCTTGTGCGCATCAAAGTAGACGAACCGACAATGAAAATGGCTTTCATGGTCAATGACAGCCCATTTGCCGGACAAGAAGGAAAATTCGTCACATCAAGGCAAGTAAAAGAGCGCCTCTATCGTGAGCTCGAGACAAACGTAAGCTTGCGCGTGGAAGACACCGAAGACACCGATACATTTATGGTCAGCGGTCGCGGTGAATTGCATTTGGGCATCTTGATTGAAACAATGCGTCGCGAAGGATACGAATTCCAAGTATCACGTCCGGAAGTTATCGTTCGCAAGATTGAAGATGTTGATCACGAGCCATTCGAGCGCCTTATGATTGACGTACCGGAAGACTTCCTGGGACCAACAATGGAAGCTTTAGGTACTCGAAAAGCCGAATTGCAAAACATGCACGTCGACCGCAACCAGGCACTTCTGGAATTCGTCGTGCCGACACGCGGCTTAATTGGTTTCCGCAGCCTATTCTTGCGCTTAACCAAAGGCAACGGCGTTATGAACCACGCTTTCTTGGAATACCGTCCATGGGTTGGCGATATTGCTCGTCAACGCAACGGCGTTCTTGTTGCCTGGGAAACCGGTGACACCACAGCTTATGCTTTAGGCGGCGCTGAAGATCGCGGCGTATTCTTCATCACTCCAGGAATTCGCGTATACGGCGGAATGATCGTCGGTGAAAGCACACGCCCGCAAGATCTCGATATCAATGTCTGCAAGGCAAAGAAATTGACCAACATGCGTAGTGCCAATAGTGACGTACTCGTCACCCTACAAGCGCCAATGGAAATGGGACTCGAGAAATGCCTCGAGTACATCGAATCTGATGAACTCGTAGAAATTACACCGAAGTCCATCCGCATGAGAAAGCGCGAACTACCGAGAAGGTAG
- the rsgA gene encoding ribosome small subunit-dependent GTPase A has translation MSQPLEGVVLRGHAGGWLVYVDLLASTFVCQARGRLKKEKTSIITGDRVELDEVSTANGTAVIVAVRKRHNVLTRPPLANVDQVVIVQSLSPREWSLHLCDRYLVHFQLELPKCMPVLCLNKADLLPKTEIEPLQKIYEELGYTVIITSAMTSNGLKDLMKCLEGKISVISGPSGVGKSSLLNVLHPGLKLKVDEREEETGFGRHVTTCSELYSVELGRKGEATWIADTPGFSVYDLRYPEPVQVGKEFPEIKELAEDCKFSNCLHLVEHECNVLSNMDKVNEKRYESYAQVVAEAQHEKRQRKDTSTKVEAAVKKVGGKEGKGVAVPRLSQRYRETSRRKIRQDLVQIDVDDDEDIEDT, from the coding sequence TTGAGTCAGCCGCTTGAAGGGGTAGTATTACGAGGCCATGCCGGTGGTTGGCTGGTCTATGTGGACTTACTTGCTTCAACGTTTGTGTGCCAGGCCAGGGGCAGGCTGAAGAAAGAGAAGACTTCAATAATCACAGGCGATCGGGTAGAACTCGATGAAGTCTCGACTGCAAACGGCACCGCAGTAATCGTGGCGGTCAGGAAAAGGCACAACGTGCTAACCCGCCCGCCATTGGCTAATGTGGACCAGGTTGTAATTGTACAGTCATTGTCTCCCCGTGAGTGGAGCCTTCACCTATGTGATCGCTATCTAGTGCATTTCCAGCTGGAGCTGCCGAAGTGCATGCCTGTACTGTGCCTGAATAAGGCGGATTTGCTGCCAAAAACAGAGATCGAACCTTTACAAAAAATTTATGAGGAATTGGGTTATACGGTAATAATTACCTCCGCTATGACCTCAAATGGACTGAAGGACTTGATGAAGTGCCTGGAAGGCAAGATTTCAGTCATAAGCGGTCCTTCGGGCGTGGGTAAGTCCAGCCTGCTCAATGTTTTGCATCCGGGATTGAAACTCAAAGTTGATGAGCGTGAGGAAGAGACCGGCTTTGGGCGCCATGTGACCACATGTAGTGAGTTGTATTCAGTTGAGTTAGGCAGAAAGGGAGAGGCTACCTGGATAGCTGATACGCCTGGTTTTAGTGTCTATGACTTGCGTTATCCGGAGCCTGTGCAGGTGGGCAAAGAATTTCCTGAAATAAAAGAGCTGGCAGAAGACTGCAAATTCTCTAATTGTTTGCATCTGGTTGAGCACGAATGCAATGTCCTTTCCAATATGGACAAAGTCAACGAAAAGCGATATGAAAGTTACGCACAAGTGGTGGCTGAGGCGCAGCATGAAAAGAGGCAGCGCAAGGACACTTCAACCAAGGTAGAAGCGGCAGTCAAAAAAGTCGGCGGCAAAGAAGGAAAAGGCGTAGCTGTTCCACGTTTGTCGCAAAGATATAGAGAAACATCCAGACGTAAAATCCGCCAAGACTTAGTCCAGATTGATGTCGACGATGACGAAGACATCGAAGATACGTAA
- a CDS encoding lipase maturation factor family protein has protein sequence MSGDGRIVKATESYALMRWLFLRMLGIVYIVAFLSLCVQMKGLIGSNGILPAHILMETAGKAGVTFWQLPTVAWINSSDTALQLIPLIGALAALLVTLGFFTAPALALCWLFYLSIMTIGGDFLMFQWDILLLETGFLSIFFAPWQWYEFPWKIRGKEGAFGQPPRIILFLIRLLLFRLLFESGLCKLASGDQTWQNLTALTYHYQTQPLPTPLAWFGNQLPLWFQQFSCGFVFFEELLVPLLVFAPYRFRLIAAGLMFFLQFLIASTGNYAFFNLLTVVLIFSLLDDAAISRLMPASIRKQTQQFDNTRGPKKTQRAASYVCLGLLMVIVLCHFTRSVSPFGYLREQANEILALSAPYQFFNRYGLFAIMTTSRPEIIIEGSEDGNVWKEYEFYFKPGNVKCAPPIVAPYQPRLDWQMWFAALSDYGSNPWFMAFVRRLLDGQPDVLALLKTNPFPDKPPHYIRAMTFDYRFTGFDEQKATGAWWHRVAKGVYFPVATLGSN, from the coding sequence ATGTCAGGAGACGGCAGGATAGTAAAAGCAACCGAATCCTACGCTTTGATGCGCTGGCTATTTTTGCGCATGCTGGGAATTGTTTATATTGTCGCTTTCCTATCCCTTTGCGTTCAGATGAAAGGGCTCATTGGTTCCAACGGAATACTGCCGGCTCATATACTTATGGAAACTGCCGGAAAAGCCGGAGTTACCTTTTGGCAATTACCGACAGTTGCTTGGATCAATAGCAGCGACACGGCACTGCAACTGATACCACTTATAGGCGCGTTAGCGGCATTGCTTGTCACGCTTGGATTTTTCACCGCACCGGCGTTAGCATTGTGCTGGCTATTCTACCTTTCCATTATGACAATCGGCGGCGATTTTCTCATGTTCCAGTGGGATATCCTGCTTCTGGAGACAGGATTCCTGTCCATCTTCTTTGCGCCCTGGCAATGGTATGAATTCCCCTGGAAAATCCGCGGCAAAGAAGGTGCGTTTGGACAGCCACCAAGAATCATCTTATTTCTCATACGACTTCTATTATTTCGGTTGCTATTTGAGTCCGGACTGTGCAAATTAGCCAGCGGTGACCAGACTTGGCAGAACTTAACTGCACTTACCTATCACTACCAAACACAACCATTACCCACGCCTTTAGCTTGGTTCGGCAATCAATTACCACTTTGGTTTCAACAATTTTCTTGTGGTTTCGTCTTCTTCGAAGAGCTTCTTGTGCCTCTGCTTGTATTTGCACCTTATCGGTTTCGACTAATAGCCGCCGGACTTATGTTTTTCTTGCAGTTTTTAATTGCATCAACCGGAAATTACGCTTTTTTCAATTTACTGACAGTTGTGCTCATTTTCTCTCTGCTGGATGATGCCGCAATATCAAGGTTAATGCCGGCAAGTATAAGAAAGCAGACGCAGCAGTTTGATAACACCAGGGGTCCTAAAAAGACTCAGCGCGCAGCATCCTATGTTTGCCTGGGTCTCTTGATGGTCATAGTACTGTGCCACTTCACGCGTTCTGTTTCTCCGTTTGGTTATTTACGAGAACAAGCTAACGAAATCCTGGCTTTGTCAGCACCATACCAATTTTTCAATCGATACGGACTATTTGCCATCATGACCACATCTCGCCCGGAGATAATCATCGAAGGCAGCGAAGACGGCAATGTCTGGAAGGAATACGAGTTTTACTTCAAACCAGGTAATGTAAAGTGCGCGCCGCCTATCGTGGCGCCGTATCAACCCAGGCTGGATTGGCAAATGTGGTTTGCCGCACTTTCGGATTACGGCAGTAATCCATGGTTTATGGCGTTTGTCAGACGGTTGTTGGATGGACAACCTGATGTTCTCGCACTACTTAAAACAAATCCTTTTCCCGACAAACCCCCTCATTACATAAGAGCGATGACTTTCGACTATCGCTTCACTGGTTTTGACGAACAAAAAGCGACGGGCGCCTGGTGGCACCGCGTCGCCAAAGGTGTTTATTTTCCGGTTGCTACTTTAGGCAGTAATTGA
- a CDS encoding M20/M25/M40 family metallo-hydrolase, translating to MRSLAVFAITLVAVAGLTVFVFIRYMTDLPGKCYTGKFLPLSQQEEQISADLQKHITYLAGDIGERNISTADSLKKTVIYIDKQLESYGYKTKIQEFLTDGKLMVNLEAEILGDRYPKEIIVLGSHYDSVPNCPGANDNASGVAGNLEIARLLAKQKSDRTIRFVFFPNEENPYWGTDNMGSKVYADRAGDANENIIAMLSLETMGYFSDEPGSQRYPRPFDLLYPNTGNFIGIVGDLNSRPLVHKCVGVFRQTTSFPIDGGAIYDKVPGVGWSDHKPFWDQGYRAVMVTDTAPFRYPDYHKPTDTPDKINYPALSRITLGLSKVVQDISRSGVE from the coding sequence ATGCGCTCGTTGGCGGTTTTTGCAATAACACTGGTGGCTGTAGCAGGTTTGACAGTGTTTGTTTTTATTAGGTACATGACCGATTTGCCGGGTAAATGTTATACGGGCAAATTTTTGCCGCTCAGTCAGCAAGAAGAACAAATTTCCGCCGACCTGCAAAAGCACATAACTTATCTTGCCGGTGATATTGGTGAGCGTAATATTTCGACCGCTGACTCATTGAAAAAGACTGTTATTTATATCGACAAACAACTCGAGTCGTATGGTTATAAGACAAAAATACAAGAGTTTCTCACTGACGGAAAACTAATGGTCAACTTGGAAGCGGAGATTCTAGGTGATCGCTATCCCAAGGAAATTATTGTCCTCGGCTCGCATTACGATAGCGTGCCCAACTGTCCAGGCGCCAACGACAATGCCTCAGGTGTTGCCGGCAATTTGGAAATTGCTCGCTTGTTAGCCAAGCAAAAATCCGATCGTACAATTCGATTTGTGTTTTTCCCAAATGAAGAGAATCCTTATTGGGGAACAGACAATATGGGCAGCAAAGTCTATGCTGACCGCGCAGGCGATGCCAATGAAAATATCATAGCCATGTTGTCCCTGGAGACAATGGGTTATTTCTCCGATGAACCAGGCAGTCAACGTTATCCACGTCCATTTGATCTGTTGTATCCAAACACAGGCAACTTCATAGGAATTGTCGGCGACCTGAATTCACGCCCTCTTGTACACAAATGCGTGGGAGTTTTTAGACAGACAACATCATTCCCTATAGATGGCGGAGCCATCTATGACAAGGTGCCGGGAGTTGGTTGGTCAGATCACAAACCATTCTGGGACCAAGGCTACAGAGCTGTGATGGTGACGGACACTGCACCATTTCGTTATCCTGATTACCATAAACCAACAGATACACCGGACAAAATAAACTATCCAGCACTTTCCCGCATCACACTTGGATTAAGCAAGGTAGTGCAAGATATCTCGCGTTCGGGCGTTGAATAA
- a CDS encoding matrixin family metalloprotease, whose product MRHWSLACLVLLFCTSVYAKEPLTPAKTDYFDLLSSDGWLMRWPKKKLPIKIYLEDGSSVSGYRSQFRDILISSFYSWSDASGGKLSFVRAATEKEADIICTWTKTWNDGINLPAGKPNAGSSIYEEFDEAGVGNIVLLKVRIKLPTRRANDGAVVTDAEMKCTCLHEIGHALGIDIHSANSKDMMFRFNNAFKVKPNLSQRDVHTIQKLYSTLD is encoded by the coding sequence GTGAGACATTGGTCTCTTGCTTGTTTAGTCCTGCTCTTTTGCACAAGTGTTTATGCAAAAGAGCCTTTGACACCAGCAAAAACAGACTACTTTGATCTTTTGTCATCTGATGGATGGCTCATGCGCTGGCCGAAAAAGAAATTGCCGATTAAGATCTATCTGGAAGACGGTTCATCTGTCTCAGGCTATCGTTCACAATTCAGAGATATATTAATCAGTTCATTTTATTCCTGGAGTGATGCCAGCGGAGGCAAGCTAAGTTTTGTTCGCGCGGCAACTGAAAAAGAAGCGGATATTATTTGCACTTGGACCAAAACCTGGAATGACGGTATCAATTTACCTGCAGGAAAGCCAAATGCCGGCTCAAGCATTTATGAGGAATTCGATGAAGCCGGTGTCGGCAATATAGTCTTGCTCAAAGTGCGTATAAAACTTCCGACGAGACGGGCTAACGACGGCGCTGTCGTCACAGACGCGGAGATGAAATGTACCTGTCTCCACGAAATAGGACATGCGCTAGGGATTGATATTCACTCGGCTAACAGCAAGGACATGATGTTCCGGTTTAACAATGCTTTTAAGGTTAAGCCAAATCTATCTCAGAGGGATGTTCACACAATTCAAAAGTTGTATAGCACTTTAGATTAG
- a CDS encoding beta-glucosidase, producing MNSTQLSFPPHFLWGAATASYQIEGAWNEGGKGESIWDRFSHTPGKVRDGDTGDIACDHYHRFAEDIKLMRDMGIKAYRFSISWPRVIPNGSGPVNWVGLDFYDRVVDALLVAGIEPWVTLYHWDLPQALQDKGGWTNRDVLGYFADYAACMTRRLGDRVHNWMTINEPWVISFLGNNTGEHAPGIKDEKITLQVAHNLMVGHGMAVQAIRADQPKSKVGIVFSLSPAEAETHSPGDMRAAQMSWETGSGWFLDPILKAHYPTGAWSAYGANVPDVKPGDFALTSQKLDFVGVNYYFRTLVNEKGNVEQIKGSEYTEMGWEVHAPSLRGLLNRMKSEYQLPPVYITENGAAFKDEVSADGQVHDPRRLNFIKDHLTAVRDAINDGVDVRGYFVWSLMDNFEWAHGFSKRFGVTHVDYKTLKRTVKDSGKWYAKVIKANAIVDAAQLATVKETSPARSDYR from the coding sequence ATGAACTCAACGCAACTAAGCTTCCCACCACATTTCCTTTGGGGAGCAGCAACTGCGTCCTATCAAATTGAAGGTGCCTGGAACGAAGGCGGAAAAGGCGAGTCCATTTGGGATAGATTCAGTCATACTCCCGGCAAAGTGCGTGATGGAGACACAGGCGACATTGCTTGCGATCACTATCATCGTTTTGCTGAAGACATTAAGCTCATGCGTGATATGGGCATCAAGGCTTATCGCTTTTCCATTTCTTGGCCGCGTGTGATACCAAATGGTTCCGGTCCTGTTAATTGGGTTGGACTCGATTTCTATGATCGCGTAGTTGACGCATTGTTGGTCGCCGGAATTGAACCGTGGGTCACTTTGTACCACTGGGATCTACCGCAAGCACTGCAAGACAAAGGCGGTTGGACTAATAGAGATGTATTAGGTTACTTCGCGGATTATGCTGCATGCATGACACGTCGCCTCGGAGATCGCGTTCATAACTGGATGACTATCAACGAACCATGGGTGATTTCCTTCCTGGGTAATAACACAGGTGAACACGCTCCTGGTATTAAGGACGAGAAGATTACATTGCAGGTTGCACACAATCTTATGGTTGGACATGGCATGGCTGTACAAGCAATTCGTGCCGATCAACCAAAATCCAAAGTGGGGATTGTGTTTAGTTTGTCTCCTGCAGAAGCTGAGACACATTCACCTGGTGATATGAGAGCTGCTCAAATGTCTTGGGAAACAGGCAGTGGTTGGTTCCTTGATCCAATTTTGAAAGCTCATTACCCGACAGGTGCCTGGAGCGCATACGGAGCTAATGTGCCTGATGTGAAGCCGGGAGATTTTGCGCTGACCTCGCAGAAACTGGACTTTGTCGGAGTCAATTATTACTTCCGCACATTGGTCAATGAAAAAGGAAACGTCGAACAAATAAAGGGCTCCGAATACACTGAAATGGGTTGGGAAGTACACGCACCATCGTTGCGTGGCTTGCTCAATCGCATGAAATCGGAATATCAATTACCCCCTGTCTATATCACTGAAAACGGCGCTGCCTTTAAAGACGAAGTCTCCGCAGACGGACAAGTGCACGACCCACGTCGTCTCAATTTCATCAAAGATCACCTGACTGCAGTACGCGACGCTATCAACGACGGAGTCGATGTACGCGGTTATTTCGTCTGGTCATTGATGGACAACTTCGAATGGGCGCATGGCTTCTCCAAGCGCTTCGGTGTCACACATGTCGACTACAAAACACTTAAGCGCACAGTAAAAGACAGCGGCAAGTGGTATGCGAAAGTAATTAAAGCCAATGCCATAGTTGATGCAGCGCAATTAGCGACTGTCAAAGAGACTAGTCCCGCACGATCAGATTATCGATAA